In the genome of Campylobacter concisus, one region contains:
- a CDS encoding NAD(P)H-hydrate dehydratase encodes MKNLYLDTRVLDERASEKFNLSEENLMENAAAGIANFVRKKFKKGERVLGICGGGNNGADVLCALRMLEGEFECEFILVSQNLKPLASKQLERAKLANVHESHDIDISLKETNCVIDGLFGSGLNRNLDKKHIELISKINKSSVYTIACDMPSGLSSDGKVLGACVKADTTITMGARKLGLYSDVAKDFVGKVKLATLGISAQNYECESDYHLLEKCDLVLPNRKNECVNKGDFGHAFIISGEHIGASKLCAKAAFAFGAGLVSVIGEQGLNLPTHIMQASKISDKMNAGAIGMGLGKKGIEELEVQILKGKKLVLDADIFYSPKVLDLLNENCVLTPHPKEFCSLLNLCNIADIDVKTLQENRFAYAKSWSEKFKAVLVLKGANTIIAKDGEIYIMPYGKNTLAKGGSGDVLSGLVLALLAQGYEPLDAAISATLAHALSLRNFGKNSYALEPTDIIKGVKCLRKK; translated from the coding sequence TAGCGAAGAAAATTTAATGGAAAACGCCGCCGCTGGCATAGCAAATTTTGTACGTAAAAAATTTAAAAAAGGCGAGAGGGTGCTTGGCATTTGCGGTGGTGGAAATAACGGTGCTGACGTACTTTGTGCGTTAAGAATGCTTGAGGGTGAGTTTGAGTGTGAATTTATCCTGGTTAGCCAAAATTTAAAGCCACTTGCGAGCAAGCAGCTTGAACGTGCAAAACTAGCTAATGTGCACGAAAGCCATGATATAGACATTAGTTTAAAAGAAACGAACTGTGTCATAGATGGACTTTTTGGCTCTGGTTTAAATAGAAATTTAGACAAAAAGCACATAGAGCTTATCTCAAAGATAAACAAAAGCTCTGTCTACACCATCGCTTGCGATATGCCAAGTGGACTAAGTAGTGATGGCAAGGTGCTAGGTGCTTGCGTAAAAGCAGATACTACAATCACGATGGGAGCTAGAAAGCTTGGGCTTTATAGCGACGTGGCAAAAGACTTTGTTGGCAAGGTAAAGCTCGCTACTCTTGGCATAAGTGCTCAAAACTATGAGTGCGAAAGCGACTATCATTTGCTTGAAAAATGCGACCTTGTGCTTCCAAATAGAAAAAATGAGTGCGTAAATAAGGGCGACTTTGGCCACGCATTTATCATATCTGGCGAGCACATAGGAGCTAGCAAGCTTTGTGCAAAGGCGGCATTTGCCTTTGGGGCTGGGCTAGTCAGCGTGATAGGAGAGCAGGGGTTAAATTTACCAACGCATATCATGCAAGCAAGTAAGATAAGCGATAAAATGAACGCTGGAGCCATTGGCATGGGGCTTGGCAAAAAGGGTATAGAAGAGCTTGAGGTGCAAATTTTAAAAGGCAAAAAGCTAGTGCTTGACGCTGATATCTTTTACAGCCCAAAAGTACTTGATCTACTAAATGAAAACTGTGTCTTAACGCCCCATCCAAAGGAGTTTTGTTCACTTTTAAATCTTTGTAATATAGCAGATATCGACGTAAAAACATTACAAGAAAATAGATTTGCCTATGCTAAGTCTTGGAGCGAGAAATTTAAGGCAGTACTTGTTCTAAAAGGCGCAAATACGATAATCGCTAAAGATGGAGAAATTTATATCATGCCTTATGGTAAAAATACGCTTGCAAAAGGTGGTAGCGGTGACGTGCTAAGCGGACTCGTACTTGCCCTTTTAGCTCAAGGCTACGAGCCTCTAGATGCTGCCATCTCGGCTACACTAGCTCATGCGCTTAGCCTTAGAAATTTTGGCAAAAACAGCTACGCGCTCGAGCCAACAGAC